Proteins from one Chitinophaga oryzae genomic window:
- a CDS encoding TonB-dependent receptor domain-containing protein has protein sequence MDIFYLYNKHVRSTWCMLLLLVIACPAQAWQNTPAPISVTIPAGTLDEALQALSRASTLRFTYNPAAARQVKTKGAGFRRQTATHILTQLLQGTGLGFRQEGTQVVIFPQPAKTSEAPHPMPVPPSPPLTFTGTVTDERYKPLEFASVQVTETGQQLATDENGRFSIRIPDGVTRLQLGISYVGKQGIRETIDSAAFSRGKTFTLRELSLSLEGVQITATQKGSQSNSSILFDREAIEQSQAFSMADILNNLPGKEIKAPDLHRIQTLTLRTAAENASAQNNSLGTAIIIDDILQSNNANMQNKSIGMYGKSTISQAGRGSFDVPFSGLDLRDIPVNNIERIEVISGIAAAKYGDITNGAVIIDRQAGKTPYQFNLGISGYSTQYSLAKGFDLGGKRGAMNVSLNYLKSNEDPRNRIQQYARSSVGLMWTDYLARDVKNTLSVNLGFRNDDIKMDPEDNTAKMTYVKNYTLSVSNRTSINLHNKMLNNISLSMGYSTGKQESYTQFAMNGNPKGVGDKDTTGIYEGYYIPGIFTAVDHITGRPANFNANLSFSGAVTTGKLLHRLSAGGNLYVSANNGQGVIVDPLAPRYTNLSYQNQRPYSFNLLPAIVNTGYYVQDNLNIRIGARTLAVNAGLRLDLQNGWGTLQPRINSSYRFNERWELTFGYGIATKSPSMAYRYPAPTYFDIPLLQVYDPAPGKRVYLVYTEKILQDNSHLKPMKATQFEWGIKYNSPLISSSLFAYYKHNRDGFSTSQEYRLFTVPVYNHKIVDDRITYWPTDSTITRSGLGYSTVANSTNSKDMGVEWFVNTGRIKAIQTSFSLVSSFSFSRFSDSRQRIKLASDDMATLYHLWYGTYPPDQYKNWTLTSKLTTTTHIPRLGFFINIATDFVWQKRRVNLANSGELTGYTDLDGRYTPVAKPDINNPIHQAFGPYSTAEAESSEPFYFNIHLQVAKEIRQKIRFSVRAYNVFNILYNDYLEQNNSIRKLTTPVSLSGEISLKF, from the coding sequence ATGGACATCTTTTACTTATACAACAAACATGTGCGCAGTACGTGGTGTATGCTGCTGTTGCTGGTTATCGCCTGTCCCGCACAGGCATGGCAGAACACCCCCGCTCCCATCAGCGTCACCATTCCGGCGGGCACACTGGACGAAGCGCTGCAGGCACTGAGCAGGGCAAGCACCCTGCGCTTCACCTACAACCCGGCAGCTGCCAGGCAGGTGAAGACAAAGGGCGCCGGTTTTCGCAGGCAAACGGCAACGCATATACTGACCCAACTGCTGCAGGGCACAGGGCTCGGGTTCCGCCAGGAAGGAACACAGGTGGTGATCTTTCCGCAACCCGCCAAAACCAGTGAAGCGCCGCATCCGATGCCGGTCCCGCCCTCTCCCCCACTCACGTTTACCGGTACCGTCACAGACGAACGATACAAACCGCTTGAATTCGCCAGCGTACAGGTGACAGAAACAGGCCAGCAACTGGCTACCGACGAAAATGGCCGCTTCAGCATTCGTATACCCGACGGCGTTACCCGGTTGCAGCTGGGCATTTCCTATGTAGGAAAACAAGGGATCCGCGAGACAATAGACAGCGCCGCTTTCTCCCGCGGTAAAACATTCACCCTGCGCGAACTCAGCCTCTCGCTTGAAGGCGTACAGATCACCGCCACCCAAAAAGGCAGTCAGTCCAACTCGTCCATCCTGTTCGACCGTGAAGCTATCGAACAATCACAGGCTTTCAGCATGGCCGATATCTTAAACAACCTGCCGGGCAAGGAGATCAAAGCGCCCGACCTGCACCGCATACAAACACTGACCCTGCGGACGGCGGCAGAAAATGCTTCCGCCCAGAACAACTCACTCGGTACCGCTATTATCATCGACGATATACTTCAGTCCAACAATGCCAATATGCAAAACAAAAGCATTGGCATGTACGGCAAAAGCACCATTTCACAGGCCGGCCGTGGCAGCTTCGACGTGCCCTTCTCCGGCCTGGACCTCCGGGACATCCCTGTAAACAACATAGAACGCATCGAAGTGATTTCAGGCATCGCCGCCGCCAAATACGGCGATATCACCAATGGCGCCGTTATCATCGACCGGCAGGCCGGCAAAACGCCTTACCAGTTCAACCTCGGCATCAGCGGCTACTCTACCCAATATTCCCTGGCCAAAGGATTTGACCTCGGCGGTAAAAGAGGCGCTATGAACGTTTCACTCAACTACCTGAAAAGCAATGAAGACCCGCGCAACCGCATCCAGCAATATGCACGGTCTTCGGTAGGGCTGATGTGGACCGACTACCTGGCGCGGGATGTAAAGAATACCCTGTCTGTGAACCTGGGATTCCGGAACGATGATATCAAAATGGACCCGGAAGACAATACCGCTAAAATGACTTACGTCAAAAACTATACGCTCTCTGTCAGTAACCGCACGTCCATCAACCTGCACAACAAAATGTTGAACAACATCAGTCTGAGTATGGGATACAGCACGGGGAAACAGGAATCGTACACCCAGTTTGCCATGAACGGCAACCCTAAAGGCGTGGGCGATAAAGATACCACCGGCATTTACGAAGGATATTATATCCCCGGTATTTTCACCGCTGTGGACCACATCACAGGCCGGCCCGCCAACTTCAATGCCAACCTGAGCTTCAGCGGTGCTGTCACAACCGGGAAACTGCTGCACCGGCTCAGCGCCGGCGGCAACCTCTACGTGTCTGCCAACAATGGCCAGGGAGTGATTGTAGACCCGCTGGCGCCGCGGTATACCAACCTTAGCTACCAAAATCAGCGCCCTTACAGCTTCAACCTGTTACCCGCCATCGTGAACACCGGCTATTATGTACAGGATAATCTCAATATCCGTATAGGCGCCCGCACCCTGGCCGTGAATGCCGGTTTACGGCTGGACCTGCAAAACGGCTGGGGAACATTACAGCCCCGCATCAACAGTTCCTACCGGTTCAACGAGCGCTGGGAACTGACCTTCGGCTACGGCATCGCCACCAAATCGCCTTCTATGGCCTATCGCTACCCCGCGCCTACTTATTTCGATATTCCCCTGCTGCAGGTATACGACCCCGCTCCCGGTAAACGGGTGTACCTGGTGTATACCGAAAAAATCCTGCAGGACAACAGTCACCTGAAGCCCATGAAAGCCACCCAGTTTGAATGGGGCATCAAATACAACAGTCCCCTGATCAGCAGCTCCCTGTTTGCCTACTACAAACATAACCGCGACGGCTTCTCCACTTCGCAGGAATACCGGCTGTTTACCGTACCGGTATATAACCATAAAATCGTGGACGACCGTATCACTTACTGGCCGACAGACAGTACTATCACCCGCTCCGGGCTGGGCTACAGCACCGTGGCCAACAGCACGAACAGTAAAGACATGGGCGTGGAGTGGTTTGTGAACACCGGCAGGATAAAAGCTATACAAACCAGCTTCTCACTGGTATCGTCGTTTAGCTTCAGCCGGTTTTCCGATTCGCGGCAGCGGATAAAGCTGGCGAGCGACGATATGGCGACGCTTTATCATCTCTGGTATGGCACCTACCCTCCTGACCAATATAAAAACTGGACGCTGACCAGCAAGCTGACCACCACGACACACATTCCCCGGCTGGGCTTTTTTATCAATATCGCCACGGATTTCGTCTGGCAGAAACGGCGGGTGAACCTGGCCAACTCCGGTGAACTGACCGGTTACACAGACCTCGACGGCCGTTATACGCCGGTGGCCAAGCCGGATATAAACAATCCCATTCACCAGGCCTTTGGTCCTTACAGCACCGCGGAAGCAGAAAGCAGCGAACCGTTTTATTTCAACATACATCTCCAGGTAGCCAAGGAGATCCGGCAGAAAATACGGTTCTCCGTGCGCGCCTATAATGTGTTTAACATTCTCTACAACGATTACCTAGAACAAAACAACAGCATTCGGAAATTAACCACACCGGTGAGTTTATCCGGTGAGATATCATTAAAATTCTAA